From the Jilunia laotingensis genome, the window TGTGGAAGGCAACACCAAACAACAGGTTAGTGCAGGTGCAGGCAAAACTACAACAGCCGATGAACTTTCTCCGGCTGAGACAAAGGAACGTATTGTAGCTCTTTGTCTGGTATTTGCCGTAGTTATTTTCTTCTGGATGGCTTTCCATCAGAATGGATTGACATTAACTTTCTTTGCTGACGAGTTCACGGCTAAGAGTTCTACGGGGCTGGAAAGCATGATGTTCACGGTATGGAATTTGGTGGCGATCATTTTTATCGTTTATGCTCTGTTTTCATTGTTCCAAAGTAAGACCGGACGTGCAAAGTTGATTTCGGGTGTGGTTATTTTGGCTGCTGTGGCATTCTTGATATATAGATATACGATACTTCCCGAGTCTACGGTGGTTGACGCTCCTATCTTCCAGCAATTCAATCCATTTTACGTAGTAGCTCTTACGCCCGTCTCTATGGGTATTTTCGGCTGGTTGGCTTCTAAAGGTAAAGAGCCAAGTGCGCCTCGTAAGATTGGTCTCGGTATGCTGGTGGCAGCTTGTGGTTATATTCTGATGATTTTTGCTTCTATAGGATTACTTTCGCCCGATCAGCAAGAAGTGGCTATGGAGGCCGGTACTGCTTCGTTTGTATCACCGAACTGGCTAGTATCTACTTATCTTGTTCTTACTTTCGGTGAGCTTCTACTGTCACCTATGGGTATTTCTTTTGTATCCAAAGTGGCACCTCCTAAGTACAAGGGTATGATGATGGGCGGTTGGTTTGTGGCAACGGCCATCGGTAATTATCTAACATCTGTGGCTTCCGCTCTGTGGGGTGATCTACCGCTTTATGTGGTATGGGGAGTGCTGGTAGGTCTCTGTTTGTTGTCTGCTCTGTTCATTTTCTCCGTAATGAAACGTTTGGAAAAAGTGGCATAGACTCCTTGTCGAGAATGATATAAAGAAAAAGGCTGCGCGAATTATCTAAATATGAAATTCGTGCAGCTTTTAATTTTTATTTTCTACTGTTTGATCGTTAAATCTGTTTTCCCATTATATAATCATTCATATAATACCCGTTTCCTATCGAAAAATTTCCTTCTCTAAGTATCTTCATTCCCATGTGTTTGTAGAAATGCAGTGCCTTGTTATTACGGTTCACGTTCAGTTCCAACATGCATGGACCGGGGTGGACTTCCTTTATATATTTAATGGCTTCGTCTAACAGGAGGCTACCACAATGCGCTCCTTGAAAGTGAGGGAGTACGTATATTTTCTGCAGATGGAACAAGTCTTCACCTTGCTGCTGTACGGATACATATCCTGCCGCTTCACATTCCTTGTAAGCAATTAGGTATACATGGCCTTCCTCTTCCATTTGTTTACGCAAATTTTCATGAGAATACATCCAGTCCATCATGTAGTTTAATTGATCCGGGCTAAGAATATTTTTGTAAGTGTCGGTAAAAACTACTTCGGCCATATTATGGATCAATTCACGATCTTTAATTGTTGCTTTTCGAACGGTAAACATTATGTATTGCTTTTGAGATTATATAGACTGCAAATATATAAGAATTATTATTAGAGTGGTAAAAGAACGTATTTAAGTGATAGTTAAATAATATTTTAATCTTGTGTTAAATACCTTTCTTTGCATTTTGAAGTTTATAGCCCCTTATCCCTTAATTGTAGTTAATTTATAGTACTATGTATTGCATAGTACTAAAGCAATACATATATTTGTTGCATCAAACTAATAAAAGAGCCTATGAATGTAGATAATGTAAAATCACAGATGCGGAAAGGGATGTTGGAGTACTGCATCATGTTGCTACTACATAAAGAGCCGGCTTATGCTTCAGACATTATTTTAAAATTAAAGGAGGCACAGCTGATCGTAGTGGAAGGAACTTTATATCCTTTGCTTACCCGATTAAAGAATGACGAGCTTCTAAGTTATGAGTGGATAGAATCTACTCAAGGACCGCCACGTAAGTA encodes:
- a CDS encoding PadR family transcriptional regulator codes for the protein MNVDNVKSQMRKGMLEYCIMLLLHKEPAYASDIILKLKEAQLIVVEGTLYPLLTRLKNDELLSYEWIESTQGPPRKYYKLTEKGEIFLGELESSWKELNETVNHIANR
- a CDS encoding peptide MFS transporter; the protein is MFEGQPKGLYALALANTGERFGYYTMLAVFVLFLKANFGLSPTVAGNIYGGFLAMVYFLPFIGGILADKFGYGKMVTIGIVAMFMGYVLLAIPAGTDTMGMVCMIGALLIISTGTGLFKGNLQVMVGNLYDSPEYASRRDSAFSIFYMAINIGALFAPSCAVGIMDYAQKSLGVSVNDSYHFAFGVACISLVVSMIIYYSFRSTFKHVEGNTKQQVSAGAGKTTTADELSPAETKERIVALCLVFAVVIFFWMAFHQNGLTLTFFADEFTAKSSTGLESMMFTVWNLVAIIFIVYALFSLFQSKTGRAKLISGVVILAAVAFLIYRYTILPESTVVDAPIFQQFNPFYVVALTPVSMGIFGWLASKGKEPSAPRKIGLGMLVAACGYILMIFASIGLLSPDQQEVAMEAGTASFVSPNWLVSTYLVLTFGELLLSPMGISFVSKVAPPKYKGMMMGGWFVATAIGNYLTSVASALWGDLPLYVVWGVLVGLCLLSALFIFSVMKRLEKVA
- a CDS encoding GNAT family N-acetyltransferase, producing the protein MFTVRKATIKDRELIHNMAEVVFTDTYKNILSPDQLNYMMDWMYSHENLRKQMEEEGHVYLIAYKECEAAGYVSVQQQGEDLFHLQKIYVLPHFQGAHCGSLLLDEAIKYIKEVHPGPCMLELNVNRNNKALHFYKHMGMKILREGNFSIGNGYYMNDYIMGKQI